One segment of Anguilla anguilla isolate fAngAng1 chromosome 1, fAngAng1.pri, whole genome shotgun sequence DNA contains the following:
- the cinp gene encoding cyclin-dependent kinase 2-interacting protein isoform X2, protein MEAKSPGASTPCRKPVMSGSARKLKDNAADWHNFVMKWDRLNDEGSTIANQIVNLKLSKEAVKEADIAEDGGQTAITQRTGSASAAAAELEDRCSALVVILEKMAHLVSKMEKLASSTKGVCELQEFQQERTDEVSSRLLRSYREELALKEVIVGEIAHTCRSDLALVYLSCWLYQPYLEQSSTVQLESLLLETGHRPL, encoded by the exons ATGGAAG CCAAAAGTCCCGGTGCCTCTACACCGTGCAGAAAACCGGTTATGAGTGGAAGCGCACGAAAGCTGAAGGACAACGCGGCGGACTGGCACAACTTCGTAATGAAATGGGACCGACTAAATGACGAGGGATCCACGATCGCGAACCAAATTGTAAACTTAAAGTTGAGCAAAGA GGCGGTGAAGGAAGCGGACATCGCCGAAGACGGTGGCCAAACCGCCATTACCCAGCGCACAGGAAGCGCGTCTGCAGCCGCCGCGGAGCTCGAGGATCGGTGTTCTGCATTGGTGGTCATTTTGGAGAAGATG GCTCACCTAGTATCCAAAATGGAAAAGTTGGCCTCTTCAacaaaaggtgtgtgtgagctgcaggAATTCCAGCAGGAgcgcacag ACGAGGTCTCCTCCCGCCTCCTGCGCTCCTACAGGGAGGAGCTGGCTCTGAAGGAGGTGATCGTGGGGGAGATTGCGCACACCTGCAGGTCGGACCTGGCCCTGGTGTACCTGTCCTGCTGGCTGTACCAGCCCTACCTggagcagagcagcacagtgcagCTGGAGAGCCTGCTGCTGGAGACTGGGCACAGACCACtgtga
- the cinp gene encoding cyclin-dependent kinase 2-interacting protein isoform X1 codes for MEAKSPGASTPCRKPVMSGSARKLKDNAADWHNFVMKWDRLNDEGSTIANQIVNLKLSKEAVKEADIAEDGGQTAITQRTGSASAAAAELEDRCSALVVILEKMAHLVSKMEKLASSTKGVCELQEFQQERTGVCAPLFHTWPVTHFDEVSSRLLRSYREELALKEVIVGEIAHTCRSDLALVYLSCWLYQPYLEQSSTVQLESLLLETGHRPL; via the exons ATGGAAG CCAAAAGTCCCGGTGCCTCTACACCGTGCAGAAAACCGGTTATGAGTGGAAGCGCACGAAAGCTGAAGGACAACGCGGCGGACTGGCACAACTTCGTAATGAAATGGGACCGACTAAATGACGAGGGATCCACGATCGCGAACCAAATTGTAAACTTAAAGTTGAGCAAAGA GGCGGTGAAGGAAGCGGACATCGCCGAAGACGGTGGCCAAACCGCCATTACCCAGCGCACAGGAAGCGCGTCTGCAGCCGCCGCGGAGCTCGAGGATCGGTGTTCTGCATTGGTGGTCATTTTGGAGAAGATG GCTCACCTAGTATCCAAAATGGAAAAGTTGGCCTCTTCAacaaaaggtgtgtgtgagctgcaggAATTCCAGCAGGAgcgcacaggtgtgtgtgcacctctgtTTCATACCTGGCCAGTCACACACTTTG ACGAGGTCTCCTCCCGCCTCCTGCGCTCCTACAGGGAGGAGCTGGCTCTGAAGGAGGTGATCGTGGGGGAGATTGCGCACACCTGCAGGTCGGACCTGGCCCTGGTGTACCTGTCCTGCTGGCTGTACCAGCCCTACCTggagcagagcagcacagtgcagCTGGAGAGCCTGCTGCTGGAGACTGGGCACAGACCACtgtga